From a single Capsicum annuum cultivar UCD-10X-F1 chromosome 12, UCD10Xv1.1, whole genome shotgun sequence genomic region:
- the LOC124889320 gene encoding probable LRR receptor-like serine/threonine-protein kinase At3g47570 — MIDVACALEYLHHGCVVLVIHCDLKPSNVLMDEDMVAHLRDFGISKLLVEDESTLYTKTLATMGYIAPEYGQEGLVSIKSDVYSYGIILQETFTRRKPSEFEGDLSLKQWVSFSLPNAVIDIADANLISAMDNDIKKKLDCVESIMKVALDCCVESPTRRKNIKDVVGIQ; from the exons ATGATTGATGTGGCATGTGCTTTGGAATATCTTCACCATGGGTGCGTGGTGCTTGTGATTCACTGTGATCTAAAGCCTAGTAATGTCTTGAtggatgaggatatggttgcTCACCTAAGAGATTTTGGTATTTCAAAACTACTTGTTGAAGATGAGAGTACATTATACACTAAAACCTTAGCAACAATGGGTTATATTGCGCCAG AGTATGGACAAGAAGGATTGGTCTCTATCAAAAGTGATGTCTATAGTTATGGGATCATATTGCAGGAAACGTTTACTAGGAGAAAGCCTAGTGAGTTTGAGGGAGATCTTAGCTTGAAGCAATGGGTGAGTTTTTCACTTCCCAATGCGGTAATAGATATTGCAGATGCCAACTTGATTTcagcaatggataatgacataaAGAAGAAGTTAGATTGTGTGGAGTCAATCATGAAAGTGGCACTAGATTGTTGTGTTGAATCTCCAACAAGACGGAAAAACATTAAAGATGTTGTAGGGATACAATAG